From one Nilaparvata lugens isolate BPH chromosome 2, ASM1435652v1, whole genome shotgun sequence genomic stretch:
- the LOC111064434 gene encoding uncharacterized protein LOC111064434 yields the protein MVAFRHILKFVFGCADLYFVAEMSPITEDIVKDDHEIDKCVWMKVEDFLSDPDASPHNKKFVKNYLKCKEMGIKMKMDDTVHDILKTRQLWFTIDNENIPKNDDS from the exons ATGGTTGCATTCCGTCATATATTGAAGTTTGTTTTTGGATGTGCAGACTTGTACTTTGTGGCCGAAATGTCACCTATCACAGAGGATATCGTCAAGGATGATCATGAGATAGACAAATGTGTTTGGATGAAG GTGGAAGACTTCCTCTCCGATCCAGATGCATCACCGCACAATAAAAAGTTtgtgaagaattatttgaaatgtaaGGAAATGGGCATAAAAATGAAGATGGACGATACAGTGCACGACATTCTCAAAACGCGGCAATTATGGTTCACGATAGATAATGAAAATATACCCAAGAATGACGATTCGTGA